Proteins encoded by one window of Venturia canescens isolate UGA chromosome 2, ASM1945775v1, whole genome shotgun sequence:
- the LOC122407083 gene encoding probable ATP-dependent RNA helicase DDX43 — MNEGWNSDEDRAGNPIVSQQYTNTDRYHNSDRSRNQRNNRNRDYDGSQQSHQDSRRDNRKGGQGQEDGLVIHIEQSKIGKLIGRGGSKIKELERDSGARINIDKSYGNDTAAVTLVGSEEAQNKAKELIDELMSEDRQYGSGGGGGRQWGSGNRGGGRQNTYDQKKNYDSQQGGNSAPVEAFTEIDWEKANEAHARYQTERWANVGPILKEFYREDPVVANMSEDHVARIRKQNNNIECRRVFDNVEEGGPENSFKVPNPVETFEQAFQDYPEILEEIRKQGFSKPSPIQCQAWPILLSGKDLIGIAQTGTGKTLAFLLPALIHIDGQPVPRAERKGPNVLVMAPTHELALQIEKEVSKYSYRGIRSVCVYGGGNRKEQSASVSKGVQIVIATPGRLNDLVQTGVLDVKSVTYLVLDEADRMLDMGFEPQIRKTLLDVRPDRQTVMTSATWPQGVRRLAQSYMKDPIQVFVGSLDLAAVHSVRQTIHLVTDEEKTTMLYNFFQNMGENDKVIVFFGKKSRVDDLASELALSNVNCQSIHGGRDQLDREQALEDIKNGSVKILLATDVASRGIDIEDITHVFNYDFPRDIEEYVHRVGRTGRAGRTGESISLMARNDWSRAKELIRILEEASQEVPEGLYKMAERYEAMKEKKAQEKERDRLDFGSYGERDRYGGGRDRYGGGSGGGGGGGGRDRYGGGGRRGGSRW; from the exons ATGAACGAAGGTTGGAATAGTGACGAGGACAGGGCAGGGAATCCAATAGTTTCCCAACAATATACAAACACTGACAGATATCACAATAGTGATCGTTCAAGGAATCAGAGAAACAATAGGAACAGAGACTACGATGGTTCTCAACAAAGTCATCAAGACTCCAGAAGAGACAACCGCAAGGGTGGGCAAGGGCAAGAAGATGGTTTAGTTATACATATTGAACAATCTAAAATCGGAAAACTTATTGGGCGAGGCGGCTCAAAAATAAAGGAATTGGAAAGAGATAGCGGTGCTCGTATCAAC ATTGATAAGTCTTATGGAAACGACACTGCAGCAGTGACGTTAGTTGGTTCGGAAGAAGCTCAAAACAAGGCAAAAGAACTGATTGATGAGTTGATGAGCGAAGACCGACAATACGGATCGGGAGGTGGAGGAGGAAGACAATGGGGATCAGGAAATCGAGGTGGTGGTCGACAGAATACGTacgatcaaaaaaaaaattatgattccCAGCAAGGTGGAAATTCGGCGCCAGTCGAAGCGTTCACGGAAATAGACTGGGAGAAAGCGAACGAAGCGCATGCGAGATATCAGACGGAAAGATGGGCCAACGTGGGTCCGATACTTAAAGAATTTTATCGCGAAGATCCAGTGGTAGCGAATATGAGCGAGGACCATGTAGCTCGTATAAGAAAGCAGAATAACAATATCGAATGTCGGCGAGTGTTTGACAATGTCGAGGAAGGAGGCCCCGAGAACAGCTTTAAAGTTCCAAATCCAGTGGAAACTTTCGAGCAAGCATTCCAAGATTATCCCGAGATACTCGAAGAAATCCGTAAACAAGGATTTTCCAAGCCTAGTCCCATACAGTGTCAAGCTTGGCCGATATTATTGAGTGGCAAAGATTTGATCGGTATCGCTCAAACTGGCACAGGCAAAACTTTGGCTTTTCTTTTACCGGCTCTGATTCACATCGACGGTCAACCAGTACCTCGTGCTGAACGAAAAGGGCCAAATGTTCTTGTCATGGCACCCACTCACGAATTGGCTTTACAAATCGAAAAGGAAGTCAGTAAATATTCTTACCGCGGCATTCGATCCGTTTGTGTCTACGGCGGTGGCAATAGGAAAGAACAGTCGGCTAGCGTCAGCAAAGGCGTTCAAATTGTCATTGCTACCCCCGGACGGTTAAATGATCTCGTTCAAACTGGCGTTCTCGATGTAAAGAGCGTTACTTATCTCGTACTTGATGAAGCAGATCGTATGTTGGACATGGGATTCGAACCTCAGATTAGAAAAACTTTACTCGATGTTAGACCCGATCGACAGACTGTTATGACCAG tGCTACTTGGCCTCAAGGTGTTCGGAGATTGGCTCAATCCTACATGAAAGATCCAATCCAGGTATTCGTTGGTTCCTTGGATTTAGCCGCTGTTCATTCAGTGCGTCAAACCATTCACTTGGTCaccgatgaagaaaaaacgacaaTG CTGTACAATTTCTTCCAAAACATGGGAGAGAACGACAAGGTAATCGTGTTTTTCGGTAAAAAGAGTCGAGTGGACGACCTTGCGAGTGAGCTGGCACTGTCAAACGTGAATTGTCAGAGTATTCATGGTGGAAGAGACCAGCTGGATCGTGAGCAAGCGCTAGAGGATATAAAGAATGGATCTGTGAAAATACTTTTAGCGACTGACGTTGCTAGTCGCGGAATCGACATCGAGGACATAACGCACGTTTTCAACTATGATTTTCCTCGCGATATCGAAGAATACGTTCATCGTGTTGGAAGGACAGGGCGTGCTGGGCGTACCGGTGAAAGCATAAGTTTAATGGCACGaaacgattggtctcgagcCAAAGAACTTATTCGTATTCTCGAGGAGGCAAGTCAGGAAGTTCCTGAAGGGCTATACAAAATGGCAGAACGTTACGAAGCgatgaaggagaaaaaagctcAAGAGAAAGAGCGCGATCGTCTTGACTTCGGTTCTTATGGAGAACGTGACCGTTATGGTGGCGGTAGAGACCGATACGGAGGTGGTAGCGGCGGTGGCGGTGGCGGTGGCGGCAGGGACCGTTACGGTGGCGGGGGACGAAGAGGAGGAAGCCGGTGGTAG
- the eco gene encoding N-acetyltransferase ESCO1 has translation MMLSGDSGQGESICTPNSVSKRLFGASGSSSKRSLFGRSEEFRSKDAETSGDDSDLGPMSALALTDGTESSRESSPGRSFVSPLVTPETSPRNSSFQTWDRLKPNSSKHSFDMLKTLTRAARSSPNRKLFPNSPKSLLSTPTRKNRDETNSWVIGTPEREMALLFDEEIVPETPQKGSNDENYEDDNRVQETPEKTDRKLEHRLVTPLSCVSNEIVIPRLHRRKSLCLLDSEKTLSPERRENLLKRRAIDYPQSAGAKIPKTDDSYSSSVPKARASLFPETEKSDSSPKGITSDFTISAKSFYKNTIEKRGYSIGNVDNTVIEPAKKRHSMPSYVTHHSHSRRAPRRSAVRRGEMNSGVRHGIKRPKPKRHISRVEAFKTKNNKTESKGSDEQQIEKSPEIRPEPAKIIVDPAPRPAPPSPVVDPNKRFFKTNRTLKSQNVATVTVNNKIKLKVSDGKIALNEKHSPHVKNPHKRPRLEEMTFDATDLTVDEPNLDSSTETRNNVVDGILKVLENDWADDDYDTMETLTNLSPTRNESQEMAQNSCQNILMSPASVLSNMTLSMNIQDTSNGTKASNNTNSEKKLYPLFEKGYTANIGDENSMANKKKNERGTKRSWQTSVKGGGAEDQYQIDAGQKRFGATTCNECGIVYQLGDPEDENAHLNYHNNVKSLKFNGWKQERVVWTDPLTNSRIISIEPGDSKQCWKKVEQVLTVVDEDLGLAEMELTGYLDKRIYFYVRDKAILGVLVAENIKVAHRMIPEFADLNCCSAEDTAAKCGVNVIWTAMSHRRQHIATKLLDILRTCYFFGYIMSLEDIAFSMPTPSGKIFAEKYTKTPNFKVYS, from the exons atgatgctGTCAGGTGACAGTGGGCAAGGGGAATCAATTTGTACTCCAAATTCAGTCTCGAAAAGACTCTTTGGAGCGAGTGGAAGTTCGAGCAAAAGAAGTTTGTTCGGCAGGTCAGAGGAATTTCGAAGTAAAGATGCAGAAACGTCAGGCGACGATTCAGATTTGGGGCCAATGTCTGCACTGGCATTAACAGATGGGACCGAGAGTAGTCGCGAAAGTTCGCCAGGGCGTTCATTCGTGTCTCCTTTGGTAACGCCTGAAACATCTCCACGAAATTCGTCGTTCCAAACATGGGACAGATTGAAACCAAATTCGTCAAAACATTCTTTTGATATGCTGAAAACTCTCACTCGAGCAGCTCGCTCGTCTCCAAATCGGAAATTATTTCCGAATTCTCCCAAATCTTTGTTATCCACGCCGACTCGTAAGAATCGGGATGAAACAAATAGCTGGGTCATTGGAACGCCAGAGCGCGAAATGGCGTTGCTCTTTGACGAGGAAATCGTCCCGGAGACCCCACAAAAAGGGAGTAACGACGAGAACTACGAGGACGATAATCGAGTCCAGGAAACACCTGAAAAAACGGATAGAAAACTTGAACACAGGCTGGTAACTCCATTGAGTTGTGTATCGAACGAAATCGTGATACCACGTTTGCATCGTCGCAAATCTTTGTGTCTCCTcgatagtgaaaaaacgctctCACCGGAGCGCAGAGAAAATCTATTGAAAAGACGAGCTATTGATTACCCTCAATCAGCAGGTGCTAAAATCCCAAAAACCGATGACAGTTATTCATCCTCCGTGCCGAAAGCACGCGCGTCTTTGTTCCCAGAAACAGAGAAAAGTGATTCCAGTCCGAAAGGGATAACGAGCGATTTCACAATAAGTGCTAAATCGTTCTACAAGAATACCATCGAAAAAAGGGGATATTCGATTGGTAACGTCGATAACACTGTCATTGAACCTGCTAAGAAACGTCATAGTATGCCTTCTTATGTAACCCATCATTCTCACAGCAGAAGAGCCCCTAGAAGATCAGCTGTGCGACGAGGCGAGATGAATTCCGGGGTAAGGCATGGCATTAAAAGACCAAAACCGAAACGTCACATATCTAGAGTCGAAGCTTTCAAAACAAAGAACAACAAAACTGAATCGAAGGGGAGTGATGAACAGCAGATAGAAAAATCGCCTGAAATTCGACCAGAACCAGCAAAAATCATTGTTGATCCAGCACCTCGACCTGCGCCCCCTTCTCCGGTTGTTGATCCAAACAAAAGATTCTTCAAAACCAACAGAACTCTAAAATCTCAAAACGTTGCCACTGTCACAGTCAACAACAAGATCAAACTCAAAGTATCCGATGGTAAAATTGCCCTCAACGAGAAACACTCGCCCCACGTTAAAAATCCTCACAAGAGACCACGCTTAGAGGAGATGACTTTTGATGCGACCGACTTAACGGTCGATGAACCAAATCTCGATTCCTCCACGGAAACGAGGAACAATGTTGTCGATGGTATTCTTAAAGTTCTTGAAAACGATTGGGCTGATGACGATTATGACACAATGGAAACTCTCACCAATTTGTCACCTACTAGAAATGAATCTCAAGAAATGGCCCAAAATAGTTGTCAAAACATCTTGATGTCACCTGCCAGCGTTCTAAGCAATATGACTCTTTCCATGAACATCCAAGATACTTCAAATGGTACCAAAGCTTCTAACAATACTAATTCGGAGAAGAAACTTTATCCTTTGTTCGAGAAAGGATATACTGCTAACATTGGAGACGA GAATTCTATGGCCAACAAGAAAAAGAACGAGCGGGGTACCAAGCGATCTTGGCAAACATCTGTGAAAGGTGGTGGTGCCGAAGATCAATATCAGATCGATGCTGGCCAAAAACGATTCGGTGCTACGACGTGCAACGAGTGCGGAATCGTCTATCAACTAGGTGACCCAGAGGACGAGAACGCTCATCTCAATTATCACAATAACGTGAAAAGTCTCAAGTTCAAT gGTTGGAAGCAGGAACGCGTTGTTTGGACGGATCCCCTCACAAACAGTCGCATAATCAGTATCGAACCAGGTGATTCGAAACAATGCTGGAAAAAAGTCGAGCAAGTTCTCACGGTTGTTGATGAGGATCTTGGATTGGCCGAGATGGAACTAACGGGCTATCTCGATAAAAGA ATATATTTCTACGTCAGGGACAAAGCTATTTTGGGAGTACTTGTCGCCGAGAACATCAAAGTTGCTCATCGTATGATTCCCGAATTTGCGGACTTGAATTGTTGCTCGGCCGAAGATACCGCAGCGAAATGTGGAGTCAACGTTATATGGACCGCGATGAGTCATCGCCGGCAACACATAGCGACTAAGCTCCTCGATATTTTGAG AACATGCTATTTCTTCGGGTACATCATGTCACTGGAAGACATTGCCTTCTCCATGCCAACACCTAGCGGAAAGATCTTTGCCGAGAAGTACACAAAGACGCCTAACTTCAAAGTCTACAGTTAG